A stretch of Komagataella phaffii GS115 chromosome 2, complete sequence DNA encodes these proteins:
- a CDS encoding Protein required for assembly of U2 snRNP into the spliceosome, forms a complex with Hsh49p and Hsh1, translating to MAKRSKNQQRRLRAKLRKTKGVPDQENGFSVKKSDSSEPIPVSDDNDEVTIAQPDTGGLEGPLAQEFQNIFAKFVPVEEKLNFEPTPLESRKEEIIYSSSSEDEADSDKERTQTQTHLSKKEKKRLYGISLTELKKYAARPDLVEWYDADAEDPTLNVYLKCLLRAVKVPVHWQSKRDYLSSKRGFEKPPFRLPDFIRDTGIMEMRDVSQEDESTLKQRTRDKVQPKMGKLDIDFQRLHDAFTKFQTKPPMLAFGDVYYEGRGSETFELENFVPGKVSSRLRTALGIANHEKPPWVAQMAKLGPPPSYPNMDADGVFKEPLMKNLGPPIERDSWGSIHPDSEEEEDNDEEEEEEEEEEEQFIPRYDKESTDYIPIKSVSNEIPTMRHDTTNETEDDSTNAPLYQVLSQKKESGGFMGEKINYELPSSKR from the coding sequence ATGGCTAAGAGATCCAAGAACCAGCAAAGGCGATTACGTGCCAAACTAAGAAAAACTAAGGGGGTGCCTGATCAGGAAAATGGATTTTCAGTTAAGAAAAGTGACAGCTCCGAACCTATTCCTGTTTCCgatgacaatgatgaagTAACCATAGCACAACCTGACACTGGTGGACTGGAGGGGCCACTTGCTCAGGAGTTTCAAAACATATTTGCAAAGTTTGTTCcagttgaagagaaattgaactTTGAGCCCACCCCCTTGGAATCCAGAAAGGAAGAGATTATATATAGTAGTTCTTCAGAGGACGAAGCTGACTCTGATAAAGAACGAACCCAAACACAGACACATCTAtcaaaaaaggaaaagaaaagacttTACGGGATATCTTTAACGGAGTTGAAAAAGTACGCTGCTAGACCTGATCTGGTCGAATGGTATGATGCCGACGCTGAAGATCCAACTTTAAACGTCTACTTGAAATGTTTATTGCGTGCAGTCAAAGTTCCTGTCCATTGGCAATCCAAGAGAGATTACCTATCTTCTAAGAGGGGCTTTGAAAAACCTCCTTTTAGATTGCCAGATTTCATTCGTGACACTGGTATCATGGAAATGAGAGATGTATCTCAGGAAGATGAATCTACtctcaaacaaagaactAGAGACAAAGTTCAGCCTAAGATGGGCAAGTTAGACATTGACTTTCAACGGTTACATGATGCATTTACGAAATTTCAAACTAAACCTCCGATGCTGGCTTTCGGGGATGTTTATTACGAAGGAAGGGGctctgaaacttttgaactCGAAAATTTCGTCCCTGgtaaagtttcttctcGACTAAGAACTGCTTTAGGAATAGCTAATCATGAGAAGCCTCCATGGGTCGCTCAAATGGCTAAACTAGGACCACCGCCGTCTTATCCTAATATGGACGCAGATggtgttttcaaagagCCATTAATGAAGAATTTAGGACCCCCAATTGAGAGAGATTCCTGGGGTAGCATACATCCGGACAGtgaggaggaggaggatAATGAcgaggaagaggaagaggaagaggaggaggaggaacAATTTATTCCAAGATACGACAAAGAATCCACTGACTACATTCCCATCAAATCTGTTAGTAACGAAATTCCAACAATGAGACACGACACGACAAACGAAACGGAAGACGATTCCACAAACGCTCCACTTTATCAAGTTCTGTCTCAGAAAAAGGAATCAGGAGGATTCATGGGTGAAAAGATAAACTACGAACttccatcatcaaaacGGTAG